GTGATTTCACTTTACTTCAAACACATCTCTCTCAACAACTCTTTGAAACCAAATAGTGGTCTTTTCAAACTCCAACATCTTAGAAACCTAACTCTTAGAGATTGTCACCTGCATGGAGTGATTCCTTCTTCATTAGGAAACCTTTCTCATCTCACACATCTTGACCTTAGGGAAAATGATTTAGTAGGCGAAGTTCCAATTTCAATCGGAAACCTAGCCCAACTAGAATACCTAAACCTTGACAATAACCAGTTAAGTGGATATATTCCTCTTTCCTTTTCCAACTTTACGAAACTATCCTATTTCCATATCTCAAACAATCAATTCACGGGTGAATGCCCTCTTGTACTACTCAGTTTAGCCACTAGTTTGTCCGTCTTAGACATTAGTGAAAATCTATTTAAATCCACGCTTCCTTCTGACATGAGTGGATTCCACAACTTAAAGTATTTTTATGTGTTCAGAAACTCACTGTTTGGGTATGTTCCTAGATCTTTGTTCATGATTCCTTCCCTAATAATGGTTAATTTGAGGGAGAACCAGTTCAAGGGATCTATAGAATTCAGGAATACATCCTCCTCCTCTATGCTTCAGATTCTAAACCTTGGCCAAAACAAATTCGATGGTCCTATTCTCAATTTCATTACAAAATTTCCCAATCTTGAACATTTAGATCTTCATGACAACAATTTCGTTGGGTCAATACCCAAATCAAATTTGGTCAAACTTGAGTATCTTGATCTTTCTAACAATAAGTTGGAAGGCAAAATACCCGGTTGGTTAAGGAGCGTTCAGTGGTTGATACTTTCTCACAACTCTTTCAGCAGTTTTGGAAAATCATGGGAAGTTTCCGATCTAACACAGATTCAAATGTTGGAGCTTGGTTCAAATTCTTTCCGAGGACCATTACCCGATTGGATCTGCAAACTTAGACCAGTAATTTTCTTAGATATGTCCAACAATAGCTTCAGCGGCTCAATCCCTCAATGTTTGAGTAATACAATTTCTGGTCTCCAAGAGCTAAATTTACGAAACAACAACTTGAGTGGAGTTCTTCATCCAGACATATTTCTCAACACAACCTTCTTATCCTCAGTTGACATCAGCAACAACCAGTTGGAAGGAAAACTTCCAAAATCACTGATCAACTGCACTACTTTGGAGTTATTGAATGTGAAAAGCAACAGAATCAAAGACACATTTCCATCTTGGTTGGGTTCTTTGCCGTCATTAAATGTCATGATCCTCCGAGAAAACGAATTCTACGGGCCCTTGTATCATCCTCATGTCTCCATTGGGTTTCagagtttaaaaatcattgatATATCATATAACCATTTCAACGGAACTTTGCCGCCTTTCTATTTTTCCAAGTGGCGTGAGATGGCCACTTTATCCGAAGAATATCTTGACAGCATGTACATGTATAGTGATTTCCGTGTGTCAATGGAAATGGTGAACAAAGGAGTTGATACAAAATTTGAGTGGATCCTAAAAGACTTCAAGGCTATTGACTTTTCAGGAAACAGATTTTTTGGAAAGATACCAGAATCTGTTGGGTCATTGAAGGGACTGCGTCTTCTCAACTTGTCAAGTAACGGATTCACGAACGATATACCTCAATCTCTGGCAAATCTGACAAATCTCGAGGCACTAGACCTATCTCAGAATCAGCTGTCAGGTCAGATTCCTCAAGATCTTGCCAGTCTCTCATTTTTGTCAATCATGAACTTCTCCCATAACAATCTCCAAGGTCCAATACCACGAAGCACACAGTTTCAAAGACAAAACTGTTCTGCGTTCATGGATAACCCTAGACTCTACGGTCTCGAAGATATATGTGGAAAAATTCATGTCCCTAATCCTACACCACAAGAGTCCGAAGATCTGTCCGAGCCAAAAGAACAAGTGATTAGTTGGATTTCAGCTGGGATAGCCTATGGACCTGGTGTGTTTTGTGGGTTGGTGATTGGACATAGATTCTCTCCACGCATACACAATTGGTTCATGTAAAAGTTCTATCGAAAGCAAGCACAAAATAGTCGCCAAATGTGCATGTTGAACACCATCTGTTTTCATTCTGTTTGATGATTTTGTAATAAACGttttatgatattaatataaattgaaaattcaTTCAGAAACTTCTTCCTACATAAAACCAAAACCTGAGAGAGTACAAGCGTTGAATTTTAACATACGTAAACTTTTTTTCTCCTAAATCATAGAGGATGCAAATATCTCAAACTATTGCTTCACACACGTCACTTTTGCTCTGCAAGAAGTGTAGTATTGATCAGAAAAAGACACTAGTTCTATTACCAAATATAATTGGGAGAAGTTCATCAAAAACTAGATCTGGATAGTTATGATTTGAGTAGGCTATATTACAGCAAATTCAGTTGGGGGATTAAAGACTATTACTGAACTCTCTTATATGCAACTATTTTTACTC
The sequence above is drawn from the Brassica napus cultivar Da-Ae chromosome A8, Da-Ae, whole genome shotgun sequence genome and encodes:
- the LOC106360927 gene encoding receptor-like protein 30 codes for the protein MMISNQSSYFSSFVTLYFFFFLVALVLHTFASPMLHYCRHDQRDALLDFKHEFPVNESNSVPSLNSWNKSSDCCDWENVKCDAKSGNVISLYFKHISLNNSLKPNSGLFKLQHLRNLTLRDCHLHGVIPSSLGNLSHLTHLDLRENDLVGEVPISIGNLAQLEYLNLDNNQLSGYIPLSFSNFTKLSYFHISNNQFTGECPLVLLSLATSLSVLDISENLFKSTLPSDMSGFHNLKYFYVFRNSLFGYVPRSLFMIPSLIMVNLRENQFKGSIEFRNTSSSSMLQILNLGQNKFDGPILNFITKFPNLEHLDLHDNNFVGSIPKSNLVKLEYLDLSNNKLEGKIPGWLRSVQWLILSHNSFSSFGKSWEVSDLTQIQMLELGSNSFRGPLPDWICKLRPVIFLDMSNNSFSGSIPQCLSNTISGLQELNLRNNNLSGVLHPDIFLNTTFLSSVDISNNQLEGKLPKSLINCTTLELLNVKSNRIKDTFPSWLGSLPSLNVMILRENEFYGPLYHPHVSIGFQSLKIIDISYNHFNGTLPPFYFSKWREMATLSEEYLDSMYMYSDFRVSMEMVNKGVDTKFEWILKDFKAIDFSGNRFFGKIPESVGSLKGLRLLNLSSNGFTNDIPQSLANLTNLEALDLSQNQLSGQIPQDLASLSFLSIMNFSHNNLQGPIPRSTQFQRQNCSAFMDNPRLYGLEDICGKIHVPNPTPQESEDLSEPKEQVISWISAGIAYGPGVFCGLVIGHRFSPRIHNWFM